A portion of the Aphelocoma coerulescens isolate FSJ_1873_10779 chromosome 11, UR_Acoe_1.0, whole genome shotgun sequence genome contains these proteins:
- the CDH5 gene encoding cadherin-5 translates to MSHFILLFSLFLAPAFADGGSQKSTQNLCSNDVSHKRQKRDWIWNQMHIKEEIDTPLPHHVGKITSSVRNNNAKYIIEGEYANTIFKVEETSGDVYAFERLDREKKAEYELTALIIDRTNNRSLERPSKFIIKVYDINDNAPVFVQKVFNGSVPEMSPVGTSVTKVTAVDADDPTVSGHATVTYQVTKGGEYFTIDDSGVIYTKEPNLDRETKSTYEIVVQAKDAPGFSGDSSTATVIITLSDINDNFPVFKHPSFHFKVPENISVGGEVGRVKVEDIDEPQHRNTRYSFIQGEFRDTFDIVANPYTNEGIIRPKKPLDFEAVAEYRFSIEATDPTVNLRHFKPGNPRSISRVTIEVTDVDEPPVFTKLPYEFKVRENHAEVKTLGSVHAEDPDAAKRKIRYIQRRASPNGDYVRVSNNGVIQLPKPLDREFSSSYNITVAAVEILEDGRLSDRESHAHVHVIVDDVNDNAPELVSPEEPRVCENAAPGKVIVRISAVDKDETSPRGFFRYLLATEDSNFSLAENYDNTANITVKYGQFNRELAKFHYLPVLISDNGDPDLTSTNTLVISVCKCNEKGNFTFCEERAKQVGVSIQALVAIFVCIFTIIVIALLILLRKRHKKDLSGLGRNVAEIHEQLVTYDEEGGGEMDTTSYDVSVLNSVRKNGLKAEAAPSLYAQVQKPPGNITPGAGGMEMMIEVKKDEADNDRDLLPYDTLHIYGYEGAESIAESLSSLGSGSSDSDIDYDFLNDWGPRFKMLAELYGSEPSEDFVY, encoded by the exons TTGGCAAG ATCACATCCAGTGTAAGGAACAACAACGCCAAGTACATCATAGAGGGTGAATATGCCAACACCATTTTCAAGGTGGAGGAGACCAGTGGGGACGTCTACGCCTTTGAGAGGCTGGACAGGGAGAAGAAGGCAGAGTATGAGCTGACAGCCCTCATTATTGACAGAACAAACAACAGGTCACTGGAACGCCCCTCCAAATTCATCATCAAGGTGTATGATATCAACGACAATGCCCCTGTGTTTGTACAAAAGGTGTTCAATGGATCTGTCCCAGAAATGTCACCAGTAG GAACCTCAGTCACCAAAGTGACAGCTGTGGATGCTGATGACCCAACAGTGTCAGGTCATGCCACAGTGACCTACCAAGTCACTAAAGGAGGCGAATATTTCACCATTGATGACTCTG GAGTGATTTATACAAAAGAGCCTAATTTGGACAGAGAGACTAAATCAACATACGAGATTGTTGTTCAAGCCAAAGATGCTCCGGGGTTTTCTGGGgattccagcacagccacagtgaTCATCACTCTGTCCGACATCAACGACAACTTCCCAGTGTTCAAACACC catctTTTCACTTTAAAGTTCCTGAAAACATTTCAGTGGGAGGAGAAGTTGGCAGAGTCAAAGTAGAAGATATTGATGAACCACAACACAGAAATACAAGATACAGCTTTATCCAAGGAGAGTTCAGGGACACCTTTGACATTGTAGCAAATCCATACACAAATGAAGGAATCATTAGGCCAAAGAAG CCCCTGGACTTCGAAGCAGTAGCAGAATACAGGTTTAGCATTGAAGCAACAGACCCCACCGTTAACCTTCGCCATTTCAAACCCGGCAACCCCCGGAGCATCTCCAGAGTCACCATCGAAGTCACTGATGTGGATGAGCCTCCTGTCTTTACTAAACTCCCATATGAATTTAAAGTGAGGGAAAACCATGCAGAAGTAAAAACACTTGGTTCAGTTCATGCAGAGGATCCTGATGCTGCTAAACGGAAAATCAG ataTATTCAGCGTAGAGCTAGCCCTAATGGAGACTACGTCAGGGTATCCAATAATGGAGTTATTCAGCTTCCCAAGCCTctggacagagaattcagctcCTCATACAACATCACTGTAGCAGCTGTGGAGATCCTTGAAGATG GCCGTCTTTCCGACAGAGAGTCACATGCCCACGTTCACGTCATAGTTGATGACGTAAATGATAATGCTCCAGAACTTGTTTCTCCCGAGGAACCCCGAGTGTGTGAAAATGCTGCACCAGGAAAG GTGATTGTCAGGATTTCAGCCGTTGACAAGGATGAGACATCACCCAGAGGTTTCTTCAGATACCTACTGGCCACAGAAGATAGCAACTTCTCCCTGGCTGAGAACTATG ATAACACTGCTAACATCACTGTCAAATACGGGCAGTTTAATCGGGAACTTGCCAAATTCCACTACCTGCCTGTCCTCATCTCAGACAACGGCGACCCTGACCTCACCAGCACAAACACTCTTGTCATCAGTGTCTGCAAGTGCAACGAGAAAGGCAACTTCACTTTCTGTGAGGAGAGGGCAAAGCAGGTCGGCGTCAGCATACAAGCACTGGTGGCAATTTTTGTCTGCATCTTCACAATCATTG TAATTGCATTGCTGATCCTGCTAAGAAAGAGGCACAAGAAGGATCTGAGCGGCCTCGGGAGGAACGTGGCAGAGATCCACGAGCAGCTGGTCACCTACGACGAGGAGGGAGGTGGTGAGATGGACACCACCAGCTACGACGTGTCCGTGCTCAACTCCGTCCGCAAGAACGGCCTGAAGGCGGAAGCCGCTCCCTCCCTGTACGCACAGGTCCAGAAGCCTCCTGGAAACATCACCCCTGGAGCTGGGGGGATGGAGATGATGATCGAGGTGAAGAAGGATGAGGCTGACAACGACAGGGATTTGCTGCCCTACGACACTCTGCACATCTACGGCTACGAAGGCGCCGAGTCCATCGCGGAGTCCCTCAGCTCTCTGGGCTCAGGCTCCTCAGACTCAGACATTGATTATGACTTTCTCAACGACTGGGGACCCAGGTTCAAGATGCTAGCTGAGCTCTATGGATCAGAACCAAGTGAAGATTTTGTGTATTAA